TATGGTCGCGGTCATTGTTATGACTGTCAATCGGCAATGATCAATTTCGCTGCATTATTGACTGTTTTTAATTAAATCAGATTTTTAGCCGCTGTAACTCTTGGCTGTCCAAGTTTGATAATAGATCAGCCAGAGGCTGATAAGGAGGGGTCGGCATCCGTTTAACCAAATCGAGTAGTGGGGCCACCACAAAAGCTCGCTCAGCAATACGGGGGTGAGGGATGTTAAGTCGCGGACAGTCAATTTGTTGATCCTCATAAAAAAGGATGTCGAGATCCAGCGTTCTGGCACCCCAGCGGAGGGTTCTTACTCGGCCGTGTTGGTTTTCGATACCCTGTAAGGCGTCGAGAAGAGCGATAGGGGATAACGTTGTAGTGATGAGGATAACGCCATTAATATAATCGGGCTGGTTGCCGGGGCCAATCGCTTTGGTTTGATACCAGGATGATTGCTTGAGAAGTTGGCAGCCTGGCAGCGCGCCGATTTCATTGACGGCATCGCTGACATGGCTGATAGAGTCCTCTAGGTTGCTGCCTAAGGCTATATATACCGACATAGGTGTGACAACTAGCTATTGTTTTGACTGTGGTTGTTGTTGCCGTTGCGGCGCATGCCGCGTCTACGTCTTGGCGGGCGGCCATTGTGATCTTTGTTGCCCTGCTCATCATTGTATTGGCGCTGCTGGGGTTCAATCGGATTATCTATTTGAAACTGAGTCCACCAGGCTCCGAGACCGTTCAGCTGTTCGCCGGCCTGCTCACGTAGCAGCAGGAAATCATAGGCCGCCCGGAAGCGAGGGTGACCAGAGAGGCTGTGAGCCCGCTTGCCCTGACGCTTGGTTAGGCGGATTTGCAGGTCCCAAATCTCACGCATCGGAATAGAGAACCGCTTGGGTATGGATGTGCGCTTGAGTTGTTCCATTGTGGCAATATGAGCTGCCTCATGCAGTGCCGGTGCAGCAGGTACGCCTTCGGCTTCAAGCCGCTCCGCATGGGCGCGGGCCACTGGCCAGAGTAGGGCCGCAAAAATGAAGGCCGGGGTGACGGTCTTGCCAGCTTGTAAGCGAAGGTCAGTATTGACCAATGCCTGTCGAATTAATTGATGATCAATGGGGTCGTTATTCTTCTCGAGGAAATACTGCGTCTCAGGGAACAGTTCACCAAAGAGGTGGTACTTCATCAAGCTGTCGTAGACGGCGACGGCATAACCAGACATAAATAGTTTGAGAACTTCATCAAAAAGTCTGGCGGAGGGGATGTCTCGAAGCAGCGGCGCTAACTGTTCGATAGGTTCGGCTGTTGCCGGCTCGATGTCAAAGCTGAGCTTGGCGGCAAAGCGAGCGGCGCGAAGCATTCTAACCGGGTCTTCGCGGTAGCGAGTCTCGGCATCACCAATGATGCGGATGTTGCGGCTGTCGATATCTTTTAGGCCGTTGGTGTAATCGTGTAGTGTGAAGCCATCGGCGCTGTAATAAAGTGCGTTGATGGTAAAGTCGCGGCGGATAGCGTCTTCCTCAATACTGCCGTAGACGTTGTCACGCAGTAACATGCCACTTTCCGCCTGCTTAGAGACATTGTTATTCTTGCCCTTGCTGACGTTTTCGTGATTTCCGCGGAAGGTGGTGACCTCGATGATTTCTCTACCAAAGGTGACATGAACAATGCGAAAACGACGGCCGATAATGCGCGAGTTACGAAACAGCGACTTTACCTGCTCCGGTGTTGCATCGGTGGCGATATCGAAGTCTTTCGGTTGTTCGCCGAGTAAAATGTCGCGAATACCGCCGCCGACCAGGTAAGCACCATAACCACCGCCATTGAGGCGATACATGACCTTAAGGGCATTCGGGCTGATCTGTTTTCGGGAGATACTGTGTTCATCTCGTGAAAGAATACGAGGTGATATTTGAGATGGATTGTCACGGTCCATAGTTGAATTCCGGCGGGGGAACAAACTTTTCAGCCAATTAAGCATTGAATACCAAGCTTGAGAAAATGAGAAATTATCGATAATTAACCCGATTCTAACACAAGGTATGCAATAGGGTGTAGTGGGGACTGCAGGAGGAAAGGGGGAGAATGATGACAGGGGGAGCAGAGCCCACCCCATCCAGGTCTTATTTACTTATTATTTTTATTATTGACTGCCATTTATTATTTTTATTAGGTCAGTTGTTTTTATTATTATTATTATGTCTAAAGGATAGCAGTTACTGTGCCAGAAAACATAAGCTAATAATAAATAAGACTATTTTGTATATTTCGTGGCCCTTACGTAATATGTGTGAGGTGTCTTCGTTACTGCATTACACCAAATAGCCGGCAATAGTTACATTGTGAAAACAAAAAGTAACACTGTTAATATATTGCCGCTCGGCGGACGAAGCAGGATCCGGGTTAGCTGCTAGTCTTGTTGCTTTTCTTTCTTGGTATGCCAAAACGCTGCCTTCTTTCCCATAAGCATTTTCTGCTCACACCAAGTTTTCTTGCCAGCTCGGTCTCGCTCATGCTGTCTTGATGCTCGAGGACAAAGCGTTGAAAGTAGTCTTCTAGTGATAGTTCTTCAGCCGGGTCGCCCAGTGCTGAGGTGGCTTCTTGGCCCATGTCGATATTGGTGTTGTAATTGTCGACGGCCAGTTGATGGCTGGATTTGTGTGGTTCAATATCGAGTAAATCGTGGCTGACTTCATTACCCTCTGCAAGAATTACAGCGCGTTCTACAGCATTTTGTAATTCGCGGACATTGCCGGGCCAGCGGTGATTGGTAATAGCTTGGATAGCTTGGGGGCTGAAATGAAACTCCGGACGATTTAAGCGGTTGCCGATCTCGGCGAGAAAGCTTTCGGCGATCATCAGGATGTCTTTTCCGCGTTCGCGCAGTGGTGGCAGATTTAATTGCATGACGGCAATACGGTAGTAAAGGTCTTCACGGAATAGGTTGCGCTGCGATTGTTCTTTCAGGTTTCTGTGGGTGGCAGCAATCAGGCGGACATCGACCTTCTTGGTGTGTACTGAGCCAATGGCACGAATTTCCCCCTCCTGCAGAAAGCGTAAAAGTCTGGCCTGGGCTTCGAGCGGTAATTCGCCAATTTCATCGAGGAAAAGGGTGCCGCCATCAGCGGCCTCAATGAGGCCGGCGCGATTAGCTGCGGCACCGGTAAAGGCACCTTTCTCATAGCCGAATAGTTCTGATTCAATCAGGCTCTCGGGGATGGCGGCACAGTTGACTGAAATAATGGGCTTGTTAGCGCGATCGCTCTGGCGATGAATCGCACGGGCAACTAGTTCTTTACCGGTACCCGTCTCGCCCTGCACCAAGACGGTGGCCGTGGTCGGTGAAACCTTGTTGATGCGTTCGAACAGCTGCTTCATGGTATCGCTGCTACCAATAATACCGTTGTTCTTGCTCTGAACGGGTAGGTTGTTGCCTTCTGTTTTTGGGGTTCGATCACGAATAATACGGGCGACACTTTCAACCATATCGTCGTGATCAAAAGGCTTGGCAATATAATCGATGGCGCCCATTTTCATTGCGTCGACGGCGCTGCGCAAGCTGGCATAGCTGGTCATGATCAGTACTGGTGTATTGCCAGCAGGTTTAATGAGGTCGGTGCCGGTACCGCCGGGCAGTCTCAAATCACTGATAATCAGTTGATAATGACTGAAATTATGATTCTGTAGCGCATCTTTGATCGAGGCAGCTTCGCTGATGGTGTAGCCGTGGCGTTCGAGTAGGCGGCGCAGCGCGTTTCGAATGACGGTTTCATCTTCAACAATTAGAATATGACTCATACAACGACTCTCATGATAAACGGTGACGATACGGTGACGGTTAGCTGTTTAGTATTCTGCAGCATATTTGCATGTTATGCCTGCGGCAGGCTAATCAAAAACTGTGTACCACTATTGTTACTTAAATCTACAGGGCTTTTGACCGAAATAGAACCCTGATGTTCTTCGATAATACTGTAAACCAGGGCTAATCCCAAACCCGTCCCTTTGCCGGGCTCTTTTGTGGTGAAGAAGGGCTCAAAGATTTTCTCTTGTTTATCAGCGCTTATGCCAGAGCCTTGGTCGGTAACAGTAATCAAGTGATTGTTACCTTTCTGCAACGATTCTATCAGTACGTCACTGTCTTCAGGGCTCGCGTCACGGGCATTGGAGAGCAGGTTGATAAAGACTTGAACCAGGGTTTGTTCATCGCCAAAGACGTAGTGGTCTTCTTCGCACAGGTTAACCACATTAACATTGTATTCATGTGTTGTATCGAGTGAGATCAGCTTACAGGCCTCATCGACAATGCTCGAAAGATTATGACGTTCGAATTTATTATTGCTACCGGTGTGTTTGCCGCTGTGCGAAAAACTAACCAGCGAATGGACGATAGAGCTGATGCGATCTGTCTGATTGACGATTTCTTCCGCTACTTCTAGCACGCCGGGCTGATCGGACTCATAGCGCAGGTTTTGTGCCAGGCAGGCGATGCCGGTAACAGGATTGCCAATTTCATGGGCTACGCCAGCGGCAAGTCGACCAATCGAAGCCAGACGCTCGCTATGCAGCAGCTCATCTTCCAGCATTTGGAGTTCGGTGAGGTCTTCGAGTACAAAGAGTTGGTCTCGATTACGATGGAACGCGCCCTGTCTGCTCGCCTTGTGAAGTGAGAAGTGCTGGATGCGACCGTCGAGTTCGACACTCTGCTTGTGTAAGTGAAGCTCCTTGGAATTGGCAAAGTCGACAAACACCTGTCGCCAAGGCTCGTCGATCGATGAAATCGTCGAGCCGCGTATGTTGTCAGAGCTAATGCCGGTCAGTTTGGCAATACTGTAGTTCCACAGTAAGACTTCGTTGTCGGGCCCCAGCGAGAATACGCCTATCGGCAGGTCTAAGAGGGTTTGTTTATGCAAGCGGCGCAGGCCATCAAGTTCGGCGGCGACACCGGTAAGGTTCTTTTTGTAAGTTTCTAGTCGGGTTTCGACCAGCTGAATATCTTCACTGGCAAAGGGTTGTGAAGAGCGCTTATAAGGCAATAAGCGATTAATCATTTCGTGGGCAACAGAGGCGCCGAGCAAGGATGACAGGTTGGCTTCGATGCGTTCCCGCAGTCGTCGCAACGAGTAGGGACGATTATCGCTGTGTTTGAGTCCCAGGTCATCGAGTGCGGCATTGACCTCTCTTTCGGCAACCGACACACCTAAGGCGGAGGCGAGACGTGATTTGAACTCGCTGCTGCTGGTGAATGTCAGTTCGCGTCGCTCGGGCCTGTTGAGACTGTCGAGCGCGCAGTTCTGTGCGGCAGAGCGCTCCTCGTCGCTGATTCTGGTGACCCAGGACAGCGTGACAAAGACCAAAATGTTGGCAATCAGAGAGCCAACGGTGGCAGCAATCCAGCTTTGATCACTGATAAGGTCGGCGCCCACGAGTACGGCATACCATGGTTGGGTCGAGCTGATGATGGGGACTACCAGGGTGAAGAACCAGATACCGAAGCCAATTAATAGGCCGCCAATAAGGCCGTTGCGGTTGGCTTTTGGGGTGTATAAAACGGCGAATATCCCGGGCAAGAATTGTAGAGTGGCTGCAAAACCCGCGACACCGAGGTAGCCGAGTTGGCCCTTAGAGGTATAAATGCGGAAGAATATATAGCCAGCTAAGATGATCATGGCAATCAATAAACGCTTGGTCCATAGCAACCAGCGATAGATATCCCGCTCAATGGGTGGTTGATAGTAGGGCAGAATTAAGTGATTCAAACACATCGAAGCCAGCGCCAAGGTGCTGACAATAATGACGCCACTCGCAGCTGAAAGGCCGCCAATATAAGCGATGACGGTCAGCCAGTAATTCTCACGGATCATCGAGGTACCGATGGCGAAATAATCCGGGGGTGTGGTGGCACCACTGGCATAGCCGGCCCACAGTATTGGCAGTACAGGGAGGCTGATAATGAGTAGCAGTAAAGGAACCCCCCAGCTGGCAGCATTGACCGAACGGGAGGAAGGCCGTTCAGAAAAAATCATATGAAACATGTGGGGCATGCCGATGGCGGCGGCAAATGAAGTGAGCAGTAAGGTACGAGTCGAATATTCACCAAAGGTGGAGTGCAGCCGCTCAATGATTTGAGGGTTTTGGTCCAGCCACAAATCGAGGCCACCAAAACCGCCAAAGACTTGCTGGACAGAAAAATAGGCAACCAGAACCAGCGCTATTGATTTAATCACTGTTTCGGCGGCGACGGCGGCAATCAGGCCGTCGTGCCGTTCGTTGGAAGCGGTATGCCGAGCACCGAATAGAATAGTAAACAGGGTAATCATAAAGCAAAACACCAGGGCCATAGAATCATGACGTTCGGGGCGGTCATTGTGAACCAGCGGTGTTAGATCGGTCATGATATGGACGGTATCGGCAATTGATTGGATCTGTAGCGCCAGCAGCGGCAGCATGCCCATTAACATACAGAGCGTGACCAAGGCGCCAGCCCATGAACTGCGGAAGCGAAAAGCGAGTAAGTCAGCCAGAGAACTCAGTTGATTGCGTTTACAAATCGACACCAATGGCTTGAGTAATAACGGCGATAACATAAAGAAGGCGGTGATGCCGAAATAGTAAAACATAAAGCCAAAGCCGTATGAGTGGGCGAGGCCTAATACACCGTAATAAGCCCAGGCACTGGCAAAGACACCAAGGGAGAGAACAAATACCACCGGGTGATTGACCAATCGCTCGGGAATCCATTTTTTGTCGGTGGCAAAGGCGATGGCAAACAAGATGCTGAGATAGAGAAAACCGACGACGAATATGGCGCTGATTGAAATAGTCATTGGCGCTTATTCGCCTTGTGTCGAAGATGCTGCGAGATAAAGACCACGGCAATTAGCATCGACCAGACAATATAAGGGCGATACCAGGCATTGCTGTCGGCAAATACCCACAACTCAATCGAGGGTAAAAGGATAAATAGCAGCAGAATGACCCACAGTGTTGTTCGGGGGATATACATAACACGTTCATTTTCATCGCAAAGGGTTAGAGTATATTACCTTGGCTATCGAGGGGGCGAAAGACCTATTGCCGATAGCTGGGCGAGCTAGGCCAAGGAGGGAAGCGGCTGATAGTGGCTACAGTGTTTGGCAATCGCATCAATGTCCCAGTGTTGAATGGCGAATTCGAGCAGCTGTTCTACTGTCTTCGGTGGCCGCTCTGGCAGGGTTTGATTAAGAAAGCTCAGAGCAAACAATAGATTGTTGATGATTTGTCCGGAGTCGAGCGACGGTGCAAAGGTTTGTTTGCTGAGTTTTTGCCCTGCTTCATTGGTCAAAACAGGTAGGTGGGCATAGTCGATACTGGGGTAGTCGAGCATTTTTCCAAGGTATATTTGTCGCTCAGTGGATTCGAGTAGGTCGGCACCTCGAACGATATGAGTAACGCCCTGAAAGGCATCGTCCACGACAACCGCCAGTTGATAGGAGATCAGGCCGTCTTTGCGAGCGATCACAAAATCACCGAGCTGGGCGGCAAGGTTTTGCTGACGCGGCCCTTGGATTCGATCGCAGTAACTAACCGGCTGTTGGTCGACTAATAGCCGCGTCGCGGTGGCAATGCTGTCGTCTATCGTGCGATAACGGCAGTGCCCCGGATAGATGTCGCTGCCCTTTAATTGTGTTCGCGAACATTGGCAGCGGAAGCACAGTTGTTGGCGCTGCAGTGTTTGCAGTGCGGCTTGATAGGCATCAAGCCGGCTGTGTTGAAACAAAATCGGACGGTCAGAATGTAGGCCATGAGCGCTGAGTGAGGCGATAATGTTCTCACTGGCGCCAGCGATCTCTCTTGGTGGGTCGATATCTTCTACTCTGATCAGCCATTCACCCTGGTGTGCTCTGGCGTCTAAGAAGCTGGCCAGGGCGGAAATCAGTGAGCCCATATGAAGCGGGCCGGTTGGCGAGGGGGCAAAACGGCCAACATAAGGGGGGATGACTGCGGTGCTATCATCATTGTCTTGGGAGTGTTTATTTGTCATATCAGCTGCTTAAACAAAAACGCCACTGCTTAACAAGGTAGGCAATGGCGTTTATATGGCGACCTAGCAAAAGTTGTTAAAGGCGCTGAGTTTTCTCTTTGATTTCATCAAGCGTCTTACAATCGATACATTGAGTCGCTGTTGGGCGGGCCTCGAGTCGACGAATACCAATTTCAATGCCGCAAGAATCGCAGAAGCCGTAATCATCATTTTCAATAAGTTCGAAAGTCTTATCAATTTTCTTGATCAGTTTACGTTCGCGGTCCCGTGTGCGCAGCTCTAAGCTGAACTCTTCTTCCTGGGTTGCGCGGTCGGCAGGGTCAGGGAAGTTGGCAGCCTCGTCTTTCATGTGCGAAACGGTGCGATCGACTTCTTCCATCAGCTCCGCTTTCCAGGCGCGTAGGATATCGCGGAAGTGTTCTTTCTGGGGTTCACCCATGTACTCTTCATCTTTAGCTGCCTCGTAGGGCACGAAACTACTGAATGAAGAATTTTCTTTATTTGGCATTTAAATGACGCCTCGACAGTACTTTTAATTCCACATACCCATTAAAAGAGTGTAAATAATCACAGCTCAATATCAAGATATTTCAACAGGGAGGTAAAGCTATCAAATCACAAGGCTTTAAGCCATAGCTTATTGTCGGCTATTGCTGTTTCTTGACCTCGGCGACTAAAAAATTCAAATTATGACGGGGAAAAGTGTTTTTCTGGTTGTTTTTTATACAGCTGTGCCGGTGTGGACAGTGTTTGCTGGGGTGAGAGGATGATCAGATCTGTTAATATGGCCAGATAAACAAGATAACAGAGACGTTGCCATGCCTTTTTCCCGCCGAATGGATGATATTGAGCCCTTTCGAGTCGTCGAAGTATTAACCCGTGCCAAGCAATTAGAGGCTGAAGGTAGGAACATTCTGCATTTAGAGGCAGGGGAACCTGATTTTACCACCGCCGAGCCTATTCGTCTCGCTGGCGCGAAAGCCTTAATGGACGGCCATACTGGCTATACACCGGCTGCAGGGATACCGGCGTTGAGAGAAGCCATCAGCGGCTATTACCAAACGGATTATGGTCTCGATATTGCGCCGGAGCGGATTATGGTTACCGCGGGTGCCAGTGGTGCCTTGCTATTAATCGCAGCGTTGTTGATGGACCCGGGCAAGTCGATGTTAATGACCGACCCAGGCTACCCTTGCAATCGTCATTTCCTGCGGTTGGTTGAGGGCCATGCTCAATTGATTCCGGTCGGAGCTGAAGACCGTTTTCAACTGCAGGCCCGTCATCTAGAGCAGCACTGGCAGCAGCAAACCATCGGTGCCATGGTGGCGAGTCCTGCCAACCCAACAGGGGAGATCTTATCGGCAGAGGAACTCGAAGCGCTGTATCAAATATGTGCTGCTAAAGGAGGCTATTTGGTGGCCGATGAGATTTACCATGGCCTCGATTACGATGATCACGCTGCCAGTATTCTGGCGCATACGGATCAGGCCTTTGTGATTAATAGCTTTTCCAAATATTTTGGTATGACAGGTTGGCGCTTGGGTTGGTTGGTTGCTCCCCAGAATGCGGTGCAGGAAATGGAACGGCTGGCGCAGAATCTGTTTATATCGCTGTCGACACCGGCACAATATGCAGCGCTGTCTTGTTTTAAGGATGAAACGCGGGAGATCCTCAATCAGCGCAAGGCCATCTTCAAGCAGCGCCGTGATTTTCTTTACCCTGAACTGTGTCAGCTAGGTTTCAATATCGCGAATAAGCCCGCCGGTGGTCTTTACCTGTATGCTGATATCAGTCGCTTCAGTAATAATAGCCAGCAATTTTGCGTCGATATGCTCGAGCAACATGGTATTGCCTTAACCCCGGGGGTGGACTTTGGTCGACACTTGGCTGATCGTCACGTACGTTTTGCCTATACCACCGGTATGGAGAAGCTCGAACAGGCGGTCGAGCGGCTTAGCAAGGTGCTGACATGAGGCTGCCCGAACTGGTGGAAGGCAGGCTGATCAAGCGCTATAAGCGATTTCTTGCCGATGTCGAGCTGCTCAATGGTGAAATCATTACTGCTCACTGCCCCAATACGGGCAAGATGACAGGTTGTGCCATGCCGGGTGAGCGCGTTTGGCTTAGCATCAGTGACAATCCCAAACGAAAGTACAAGCATGGCTGGGTGTTGGCTGAAATTGACCATCAACAGGTGTTGGATAATAGCCCGGCACGATTGTCGTTAGCCTGTATTCATTCCGCCTTTGCCAACGACTTACTGGCGGAAGCGCTGGCTGAGGGTGTTGTCGAAGAATTGGCGGGGTATTCTCAGGTGGTTCGAGAGGCACGTTATGGGCTCGAGAATAGCCGTATCGACTTTCTGCTGTCGGCCCCCCAGCGCCGCAAGTGTTATGTCGAGGTCAAAAGCGTGACCTTGTTGAGAGAGAATGGCATCGGCCAGTTCCCTGATGCCGTCAGTGATCGTGGTCGAAAGCACCTACGGGAGTTGATGGCAATGGTTGCAGAAGGGTACCGAGCGGTGTTGTTTTACTGCG
The sequence above is drawn from the Sinobacterium norvegicum genome and encodes:
- a CDS encoding ATP-binding protein: MTISISAIFVVGFLYLSILFAIAFATDKKWIPERLVNHPVVFVLSLGVFASAWAYYGVLGLAHSYGFGFMFYYFGITAFFMLSPLLLKPLVSICKRNQLSSLADLLAFRFRSSWAGALVTLCMLMGMLPLLALQIQSIADTVHIMTDLTPLVHNDRPERHDSMALVFCFMITLFTILFGARHTASNERHDGLIAAVAAETVIKSIALVLVAYFSVQQVFGGFGGLDLWLDQNPQIIERLHSTFGEYSTRTLLLTSFAAAIGMPHMFHMIFSERPSSRSVNAASWGVPLLLLIISLPVLPILWAGYASGATTPPDYFAIGTSMIRENYWLTVIAYIGGLSAASGVIIVSTLALASMCLNHLILPYYQPPIERDIYRWLLWTKRLLIAMIILAGYIFFRIYTSKGQLGYLGVAGFAATLQFLPGIFAVLYTPKANRNGLIGGLLIGFGIWFFTLVVPIISSTQPWYAVLVGADLISDQSWIAATVGSLIANILVFVTLSWVTRISDEERSAAQNCALDSLNRPERRELTFTSSSEFKSRLASALGVSVAEREVNAALDDLGLKHSDNRPYSLRRLRERIEANLSSLLGASVAHEMINRLLPYKRSSQPFASEDIQLVETRLETYKKNLTGVAAELDGLRRLHKQTLLDLPIGVFSLGPDNEVLLWNYSIAKLTGISSDNIRGSTISSIDEPWRQVFVDFANSKELHLHKQSVELDGRIQHFSLHKASRQGAFHRNRDQLFVLEDLTELQMLEDELLHSERLASIGRLAAGVAHEIGNPVTGIACLAQNLRYESDQPGVLEVAEEIVNQTDRISSIVHSLVSFSHSGKHTGSNNKFERHNLSSIVDEACKLISLDTTHEYNVNVVNLCEEDHYVFGDEQTLVQVFINLLSNARDASPEDSDVLIESLQKGNNHLITVTDQGSGISADKQEKIFEPFFTTKEPGKGTGLGLALVYSIIEEHQGSISVKSPVDLSNNSGTQFLISLPQA
- the gluQRS gene encoding tRNA glutamyl-Q(34) synthetase GluQRS, coding for MTNKHSQDNDDSTAVIPPYVGRFAPSPTGPLHMGSLISALASFLDARAHQGEWLIRVEDIDPPREIAGASENIIASLSAHGLHSDRPILFQHSRLDAYQAALQTLQRQQLCFRCQCSRTQLKGSDIYPGHCRYRTIDDSIATATRLLVDQQPVSYCDRIQGPRQQNLAAQLGDFVIARKDGLISYQLAVVVDDAFQGVTHIVRGADLLESTERQIYLGKMLDYPSIDYAHLPVLTNEAGQKLSKQTFAPSLDSGQIINNLLFALSFLNQTLPERPPKTVEQLLEFAIQHWDIDAIAKHCSHYQPLPSLA
- a CDS encoding pyridoxal phosphate-dependent aminotransferase, producing MPFSRRMDDIEPFRVVEVLTRAKQLEAEGRNILHLEAGEPDFTTAEPIRLAGAKALMDGHTGYTPAAGIPALREAISGYYQTDYGLDIAPERIMVTAGASGALLLIAALLMDPGKSMLMTDPGYPCNRHFLRLVEGHAQLIPVGAEDRFQLQARHLEQHWQQQTIGAMVASPANPTGEILSAEELEALYQICAAKGGYLVADEIYHGLDYDDHAASILAHTDQAFVINSFSKYFGMTGWRLGWLVAPQNAVQEMERLAQNLFISLSTPAQYAALSCFKDETREILNQRKAIFKQRRDFLYPELCQLGFNIANKPAGGLYLYADISRFSNNSQQFCVDMLEQHGIALTPGVDFGRHLADRHVRFAYTTGMEKLEQAVERLSKVLT
- the sfsA gene encoding DNA/RNA nuclease SfsA — encoded protein: MRLPELVEGRLIKRYKRFLADVELLNGEIITAHCPNTGKMTGCAMPGERVWLSISDNPKRKYKHGWVLAEIDHQQVLDNSPARLSLACIHSAFANDLLAEALAEGVVEELAGYSQVVREARYGLENSRIDFLLSAPQRRKCYVEVKSVTLLRENGIGQFPDAVSDRGRKHLRELMAMVAEGYRAVLFYCVQHEGIEVVEPARDIDPSYCQTLLEAMAAGVEVIAYRASITPKAITIDRRLHFNS
- the pcnB gene encoding polynucleotide adenylyltransferase PcnB, with translation MDRDNPSQISPRILSRDEHSISRKQISPNALKVMYRLNGGGYGAYLVGGGIRDILLGEQPKDFDIATDATPEQVKSLFRNSRIIGRRFRIVHVTFGREIIEVTTFRGNHENVSKGKNNNVSKQAESGMLLRDNVYGSIEEDAIRRDFTINALYYSADGFTLHDYTNGLKDIDSRNIRIIGDAETRYREDPVRMLRAARFAAKLSFDIEPATAEPIEQLAPLLRDIPSARLFDEVLKLFMSGYAVAVYDSLMKYHLFGELFPETQYFLEKNNDPIDHQLIRQALVNTDLRLQAGKTVTPAFIFAALLWPVARAHAERLEAEGVPAAPALHEAAHIATMEQLKRTSIPKRFSIPMREIWDLQIRLTKRQGKRAHSLSGHPRFRAAYDFLLLREQAGEQLNGLGAWWTQFQIDNPIEPQQRQYNDEQGNKDHNGRPPRRRRGMRRNGNNNHSQNNS
- a CDS encoding sigma-54-dependent transcriptional regulator; protein product: MSHILIVEDETVIRNALRRLLERHGYTISEAASIKDALQNHNFSHYQLIISDLRLPGGTGTDLIKPAGNTPVLIMTSYASLRSAVDAMKMGAIDYIAKPFDHDDMVESVARIIRDRTPKTEGNNLPVQSKNNGIIGSSDTMKQLFERINKVSPTTATVLVQGETGTGKELVARAIHRQSDRANKPIISVNCAAIPESLIESELFGYEKGAFTGAAANRAGLIEAADGGTLFLDEIGELPLEAQARLLRFLQEGEIRAIGSVHTKKVDVRLIAATHRNLKEQSQRNLFREDLYYRIAVMQLNLPPLRERGKDILMIAESFLAEIGNRLNRPEFHFSPQAIQAITNHRWPGNVRELQNAVERAVILAEGNEVSHDLLDIEPHKSSHQLAVDNYNTNIDMGQEATSALGDPAEELSLEDYFQRFVLEHQDSMSETELARKLGVSRKCLWERRQRFGIPRKKSNKTSS
- the dksA gene encoding RNA polymerase-binding protein DksA, which codes for MPNKENSSFSSFVPYEAAKDEEYMGEPQKEHFRDILRAWKAELMEEVDRTVSHMKDEAANFPDPADRATQEEEFSLELRTRDRERKLIKKIDKTFELIENDDYGFCDSCGIEIGIRRLEARPTATQCIDCKTLDEIKEKTQRL
- the folK gene encoding 2-amino-4-hydroxy-6-hydroxymethyldihydropteridine diphosphokinase — protein: MSVYIALGSNLEDSISHVSDAVNEIGALPGCQLLKQSSWYQTKAIGPGNQPDYINGVILITTTLSPIALLDALQGIENQHGRVRTLRWGARTLDLDILFYEDQQIDCPRLNIPHPRIAERAFVVAPLLDLVKRMPTPPYQPLADLLSNLDSQELQRLKI